The genome window ttcctcaGAGGTCCAACTACCTCTACAGAGAGGTCCTCTCTCTGGCCGGCCGCTACCCCAACGTCCGGGTGACCCCCTGGAGGATGTCCACCATCTGGGGCGGGGCCAGCCTGCTCACCATGTACCTACGCAGCATGGAGGACCTTCTCCAGATGTCCGACTGGTCCTGGGACTTCTTCATCAACCTCAGCGCTGCAGACTACCCCATCAGGTGAGGCGCTGATCATTGACCACGTGGCCAATAGACCCGAGTGCAGCGACTAGATGGATCGCCGTCTGCGGGGTGGAAGAGGAACCTTCCACTGTGAtcgggggggagaagaagaacgtGAAGCTCTGCAGGGGAGGGTCAGTTTAGACGCTAGTGAGGATCAAACATGGCCGCCGCTCTGAACGGCCTTCTCTGTTGATTTGAATGTGAATGTCCATTCTGCTCCGGTTCCATTtctatggacacacacacacacacacacacacacacacacacacactaatccaTTCTCTGTCCTCTCATCAAAGCAGCTGTTTTATTGCCCTTACGGCTAAAATCCATTTCACATGCAGCAGTAGCACAATGCCATCAATAGCTATGACATCATCGAGGCACATGGGGTcaatggaagtgtgtgtgtgtgtgtgtgtgtgtgtgtgtgtgtgtgtgtgtgtgtgtgctctctgtTTCCCGGTCACACAAACTAATACTAATTATAATTCGGGGAAATAAGATGAAAATCAGCTGTTTGTCTGTTGCTGAATAAAAAGCCCCGGCGACACTGAGATGGACGATGgtttaaaagaaagaagaagtgtGTTTGATGAGAAACGTCGGGACGTTACACAAGAGGAGCTTTCTGCTCGAATGGACAGTTTGGCAGTGATGGAATTTAAataagtacttttacttcacTTCTGTACTTTCGTGTTCCACTTTAAACTTTTACTGAGTTTCACTCCACAAAATAGAAACTAAAGATGTTATTTGTTAGATGTTATTTCTACAGAGAAAAACTGCCGCATAAACATTGGTGGAGAATAAACCGgagcattttatatatatatatatatatatatatatatatatatatatatatatatgtatatatatatatatacagtgttcAATGTgtgatgattgacagctgctgtCTCCCCTCAGGACCAATGAACAGCTGGTGTCTTTCCTCTCAAAGTACCGCAACAGGAACTTCATCAAATCCCACGGCAGAGACAACGCACGGTGAGAGAGAGTACACAGTACACagtacacagtacacacagtacacagtacacacagtacacagtacacacagtacacagtacacacagtacacagtacacacagtacacagtacACAGTACACAGTAAGTCAGATGGAAGTATTCATGCGGCGTCTCCTCTCAGCTTCATCCGTAAACAGGGTCTGGACCGCCTCTTCTACGAGTGCGACACCCACATGTGGCGCCTCGGGGACCGAAAGATCCCAGAAGGCATTGCGGTGGACGGAGGCTCTGATTGGTTCCTGCTCAACCGGGCCTTCGTGGACTACGTGGTCAACTCCCGGGACGAGCTGGTGGGCAGCATGAAGCGCTTCTACGCCTACACGCTGCTGCCCGCCGAGGTAACACGCGCTCACGCACCGCATCAATAACCACAATACAACCTGTACTCTCACTTTACgagtcacaaaacaaacacaaaatgttaCCGTTGAGCTTCAGACACAAACGTGATGATAAAACGCCATAAAGGTCGGTGAGCGGCCACGTGACGCCATGTTGTCTCCGCGCAGTCCTTCTTCCACACGGTGCTGGAGAACAGCGGCCACTGCCAGACCATGGTGGACAACAACCTGCGGCTCACCAACTGGAACCGCAAGCTGGGCTGCAAGTGCCAGTACAAGCACATCGTGGACTGGTGCGGCTGCTCGCCCAACGACTTCAAGCCCGCCGACCTGCCGCGCTTCCAGGTGACCTTTACCCCCCCAGAGGGGGACGACGGACTGAGACACTCAGATTTACTAATACTCTTCTCATATGGTTTTAGACAATTTGATCCCACAAACAGTCTGGTATTAATAttataattaatattattaatagcTTGAGCGATCGgcgtaaataaaaataaccaaaCAGCTTGTTGTTGTCATTGGGTTTGATGAGGTCACTTCCTCCTTGAAGTTGGTGTGTACCATCGTCAGAAAAAGGCCGTATTCAATAATAACTATTCTAGCGGAGATGATGATGAATTCCTCATTGAAACGAGGGCGTCGGTGGCGTGTGGAGTAGAGAGGTCTGCGGTTTgaaccccagctgctccatttccaagtgtccctgagcaagacgcctgaccccccccccacctgctcccGAGCGCAAAAAcaagtctctttggataaaagtgactcAATGACAATGTAAAACCCCGAGCATCGGCAGCTAGCTTAGCGTATGCTACGCTAGCTAGCTTAGCGTATGCTACGCTAGCTGCTGAACGCTCTCCCGCTGTGCGCTTACGTTAATAATCGACTGTGCGTGTTTACCACAGAACAGTTGAGTTGAGCACAGATGAAGTGTTTCTCCCTCGTGGCGTCTTTTGTTCACGCCGTCTTTCGTCTGCTGGTTTCGCGCATTGACTCCCGCCGGACGTCctcccgtttcccccccccccccccccccctctgacagCAAGCCTCCAGACCCACCTTCTTCGCCCGGAAGTTCGAGGCCAGCGTGAGCCAGGAGGTGGTCAACCAGCTGGACGCCTTCCTGTTCGGGGCCCCCGCCCCGGGCACGCCGGGCCTCCACGCCTACTGGGAGAACGTGTACGAGCAGGAGACGGACGGCCCGGCCGGCCTGGCGGACGCCGTGCTAAGCCACTACCACGCCTTCGCCCGGATGGGACTGTCCCGCGCCGCCGGCTCGCTGCAGGGACACCCCGACGACAACAGCTGCAGGTAGACGCTCGCAGGCCTCCGAGGGTCCTCGTGACTTCGGGGGCCTTTCTGGGGTGTGAAGGGTGCACGTGTGTACTAAGTTTAAATAAGAGCACGAGATCTTTGGTTTGTATCTCATCGCTTTTGTGGAATAAGTAGACTTGATTTGTGAGGATTTTAATGAAGAAAGGGAGTGAGAGGAAGTCTGCTAGAATTGATTGAGTTAAAAGTCCGTTAGGAACCTACAGCCCCCCCACTGTGAGCGCGTCGGATCCGGAGGACGGCGTCTCCGCTGCTGCTCGTGTGTTTCTATGAAGTTATGAAGGAAATATGCAGATAGCTGCAGCTTGTCCCGGCGCACAATCGGCTACAGAGTCGCTCAGACGGGATCTTTCCAGCATGTAGGAGGGTGTGTGCGTCTGGGGGGGGGTTAGACCACAGAAGGTACAAGGAGGTACTTGTGCGTGGAGTGAGGGTGGAGATCGGGGGTGGAGGCTCCATCACGGTCAAACAGGACTCGTCTGTTCGACCTGTGATTTAAGTTGAGCAACTTCTCAGAGCAGCGACGCACAACTCGCGCGTACACACACGTTATTCCCACACAAACAGTTCTATTGTGTTAGTGATGATTTACAGGAGGGAAGAAATAATCATTCATGACTCTTTAAAGttctttggacttttttccttCCACAAAGACTTTTATTCATGAGGCTCTTTTGACGAACTTGACTCAGCCTACGGGCGTCTGAAGGCTCCTGTGGGGGACAACGTGGCCACAGACAAACCGGTCGGTGGGGGTTCGGccccctggaccccccccctccggtctGACAACGTCTCCCCTGCAGGTTCGAGGCGCTGAACCACCCGCTGTCCGTCCACCTCTACTTCCTGTCGGACACGTTCCAGGGCTACCTGGTGCGTCACCTGGCCACCAACCAGGCCTCCAGCCAGCCGGAGAGCCTGGAGACCTGGGTGACCGCCAAAGACCACTTCACCCCggccagccccccccaccccagcaaCCGGCTGCAGCACGCGCAGGTCAGACACGCGCTCAGTGTGGGGAACACAAAGCGGCACGTAACGGTAAATGTGTGTGAAACAAGCCCGCGGCGACCTTGAGCTCTGCTCCTCAGGTGGGGGCGGACTGGGATCCCAAGGAGCGCCTCTTCAGGAACTGGGGGGGTCTGTTGGGGCCCGCGGACGAGCCGGTGGCCGTGCAGCGCTGGAGCCGCAGCCAGAGCAACCTGACGGCCACGGTGGTGTGGATCGACCCCACCAACGTCATCGCCGCCACCTACGACATCCTGGTGGACGCCTCGGCGGAGGTCACCCACTACCGGCCCCCGCTCAGCCCCCCGCTGAGGCCCGGGCTGTGGACGCTGAGGCTGCTGCACCACTGGAACCTGCTGGGTCAGACCACCTTCGTGGTGGCGCCGCTGGAGTTCCACCGACAGCAGCCGGTAGCGCGAGGTGAGCCCGACCTCacggcaccggggggggggggggcctctcaCGAGAGCTCGGCAAGATCTACTGTCATAATACGACTATCACCCCCCCAGAGGCCCCCGAGTCACAGCTGTCATCACCGTGCATTCATagtgtcaccacacacacacacacacacactcactcacacacacactcacacacacacacacacacacacacacacacacaggtcacctCTATCATTATTAGCTTcactgtttggtttgtttggCCTTTGAGTAAAGTAAAGCTGCTTCATGATAGACGTGAATAGAATGACATCGTGAAGAtgatgcacacgtgtgtgtgtgtattttcatgtaccagtatctgtgtgtgtaacagGAACCTAGAAGTTCACCTGCAGCAGTTTGCTAGATATGCTAAATATTTGCTAAATATTCCTCAGAAGAGTTTTTAACCctcagcaagttacacagaaatGAATTAAGACGCAGGCAGAGTATCAAATACTATATATGTTCATGTAGGGAGGGGTAATATACTAAATAACACCTGAGGCTAATGGTGCTAATGGTGCCAATGAGGCTAATGTTGCTAATAGTGCCAATGAGGCTAATATTGCTAATGGTGCCAATGAGGCTAATGTTGCTAATGGTGCCAATGAGGCTAATATTGCTAATGGTGCCAATGAGGCTAATATTGCTAATGGTGCCAATGAGGCTAATGTTGCTAAGGAGGCTAATATTGCTAATGGTGCCAATGAGGCTAATATTGCTAATGGTGCCAATGAGGCTAATGGTGCTAATGGTGCCAATGAGGCTAATGGTGCTAATGGTGCCAATGAGGCTAATATTGCTAATGGTGCCAATGAGGCTAATGTTGCTAATGGTGCCAATGAGGCTAATATTGCTAATGGTGCCAATGATGCTAATGTTGCTAATGGTGCCAATGAGGCTAATGTTGCTAATGGTGCCAATGAGGCTAATATTGCTAATGGTGCCAATGAGGCTAATATTGCTAATGGTGCCAATGAGGCTAATGGTGCTAATGGTGCCAATGAGGCTAATGTTGCTAATGGTGCCAATGAGGCTAATGTTGCTAATGGTGCCATTAGCACTTGTTGTCCTGATGCTTAACATGAAGCAGGGTTGGAAGCCTATGCAAAGGCATTTGGTTCTATTTGGTTAATGAGCTAAAAGGTGGTGGAAGCTTTTCCAGATCCTCgttcctcaccccccctccctctctctctctctctctctcccccccagaG of Gasterosteus aculeatus chromosome 11, fGasAcu3.hap1.1, whole genome shotgun sequence contains these proteins:
- the LOC120827685 gene encoding xylosyltransferase 1 is translated as MTGNPCARRPARRSRSALLIAALAVLLVQTLIVWNFSSLDSAGGDGGARSREKREEDRAGGLRKADGRPQKRGDPRHRLQTDVYRSHRPKEKLRPDSNNNENSVPIDSNSNLAARPQRPRAPPPHAKRKLDKAQSMLGKPANEVLKLPPFQPRGAPHLHNHTRARVRKPHPQAPTAPAPVGGSDREPAHGSSSPPGLEPRRAPPRCEVSGKEAISALSRAQSRECRQQIVEVYCRHRDGALMPQKVPRYCPIEGKANVNVQWDEDPPDAARLPPARIAFVLVVHGRGSRQFQRLFKAIYHTSHYYYIHVDLRSNYLYREVLSLAGRYPNVRVTPWRMSTIWGGASLLTMYLRSMEDLLQMSDWSWDFFINLSAADYPIRTNEQLVSFLSKYRNRNFIKSHGRDNARFIRKQGLDRLFYECDTHMWRLGDRKIPEGIAVDGGSDWFLLNRAFVDYVVNSRDELVGSMKRFYAYTLLPAESFFHTVLENSGHCQTMVDNNLRLTNWNRKLGCKCQYKHIVDWCGCSPNDFKPADLPRFQQASRPTFFARKFEASVSQEVVNQLDAFLFGAPAPGTPGLHAYWENVYEQETDGPAGLADAVLSHYHAFARMGLSRAAGSLQGHPDDNSCRFEALNHPLSVHLYFLSDTFQGYLVRHLATNQASSQPESLETWVTAKDHFTPASPPHPSNRLQHAQVGADWDPKERLFRNWGGLLGPADEPVAVQRWSRSQSNLTATVVWIDPTNVIAATYDILVDASAEVTHYRPPLSPPLRPGLWTLRLLHHWNLLGQTTFVVAPLEFHRQQPVAREEALRLHGGPARNSYMEQSFHGLNPVLRLPVSLGAVEEAEANAGLTGAPLRRWLDGLLGGHWSAADVCSMGPSACPVMQRCPHTAWSSASPDPKSDLPPPGEDGRIR